A genomic window from Halomonas sp. LR3S48 includes:
- a CDS encoding YecA family protein, protein MSDTPLPYPLLEDEELERLDEFLDSESVDPDALDLISAHGFLVALAVAPREVEAATWVAELFHGEPAFADAAERGEILGLLEKLRDNAIGTLEQGGLPELPFELTLDGLPAEETPIGDWCAGFMEGVFLDEAAWFEQDEETVATLLLPFMALSGLFEDEPDMAEMVADTTRLESLAAQLPDLVLDLYLHYRVPPETPKPMPRKKKPAGRGPGKGKR, encoded by the coding sequence ATGTCCGACACGCCCCTGCCCTACCCCCTGCTCGAGGACGAGGAACTCGAGCGCCTCGACGAATTCCTCGACTCCGAAAGCGTCGACCCCGACGCCCTGGACCTGATCTCGGCCCACGGCTTCCTCGTCGCCTTGGCCGTGGCACCGCGTGAGGTCGAAGCCGCAACCTGGGTCGCAGAACTGTTCCACGGCGAGCCGGCGTTCGCCGACGCCGCCGAGCGCGGCGAAATCCTGGGGTTGTTGGAGAAGTTGCGCGACAATGCCATCGGCACTCTGGAACAGGGTGGGCTGCCCGAGCTACCCTTCGAGCTGACGCTCGACGGCCTGCCAGCCGAGGAGACGCCCATCGGCGACTGGTGCGCCGGTTTCATGGAGGGTGTGTTCCTCGACGAGGCGGCCTGGTTCGAGCAGGATGAGGAAACCGTCGCTACCCTGCTGCTGCCGTTCATGGCGCTTTCGGGGCTGTTCGAGGACGAGCCGGACATGGCCGAGATGGTGGCGGATACTACACGCCTGGAGTCGCTGGCCGCTCAACTGCCTGACCTGGTACTGGACCTCTACCTGCACTACCGCGTACCGCCAGAGACACCCAAGCCCATGCCGCGCAAGAAGAAGCCCGCGGGACGTGGCCCCGGCAAGGGCAAGCGGTAG
- a CDS encoding SprT-like domain-containing protein — protein sequence MREPALPEPCPEWLASLDDTALHRVLLERVEAAWQLCRHYHPELPRPKVWCDLRGKCAGQAHYGRGGLRFNPVLFRENRHAFLAEVVPHEMAHWLVRHLSDGRQARPHGREWRTVMERLFGLEARVTHSFDTCRASPTPYRYHCGCQAHFFTARRHSLARKGRRYRCLSCAETLVYQSFVEHEKYATND from the coding sequence ATGAGAGAACCCGCGCTTCCCGAACCTTGCCCCGAGTGGCTGGCAAGCCTCGACGATACGGCCCTTCACCGCGTTCTGCTGGAACGGGTGGAGGCCGCCTGGCAGCTGTGCCGCCACTACCACCCCGAGTTGCCGCGGCCCAAGGTCTGGTGCGACCTGCGCGGCAAGTGTGCCGGCCAGGCCCACTACGGCCGTGGCGGGCTGCGCTTCAACCCGGTGTTGTTTCGCGAGAATCGTCACGCCTTCCTGGCCGAGGTGGTGCCGCACGAAATGGCCCACTGGCTGGTGCGTCACCTGAGTGATGGGCGTCAAGCGAGGCCTCACGGGCGCGAGTGGCGCACCGTGATGGAGCGCTTGTTCGGCCTCGAGGCGAGGGTGACGCACAGTTTCGACACCTGCCGAGCGAGCCCAACGCCTTACCGCTACCATTGTGGTTGTCAGGCACACTTCTTCACCGCGCGGCGCCACTCGCTGGCTCGCAAGGGGCGTCGCTACCGTTGCCTCTCCTGCGCTGAGACCTTGGTCTATCAGTCGTTTGTGGAGCATGAAAAATATGCTACAAATGACTGA
- the acs gene encoding acetate--CoA ligase produces the protein MTEQHKIHPVRDDFAANAWIDREKYQAMYQQSVDDPEGFWAEQAKRIDWFKAPTKIKNTSFDPHNVDIRWFEDGTLNASVSCLDRHLEKRGDQTAIIWEGDDPKDSKHVTYRELHARTCQLANALKELGIGKGDVVTLYMPMIPEAAVAMLACARIGAVHSVVFGGFSPDALAQRIIGADSKLVITADESVRGGKQVPLKDNVDAALTRKGTEVCETVLVVKRTGGEIEWKDGRDVWYHDLVDKQATDCPAAEMNAEDPLFILYTSGSTGAPKGLKHTTGGYLVYASMTHQYIFDYQDGEVYWCTADVGWVTGHSYIVYGPLANGATTLMFEGVPSYPSHGRMGEIVDKHNVSILYTAPTAIRALMAHGDGVMDSSKRDSLRLLGSVGEPINPEAWEWYHRVIGNSKCPIVDTWWQTETGGIMISPLPGAVDLKPGSATLPFFGVQPALLDSEGNELKGAVDGNLVILDSWPGQARSIWGDHERFVQTYFSTYKGVYFTGDGCRRDEDGYYWITGRVDDVLNVSGHRMGTAEIESSLVAHEAVAEAAVVGFPHDIKGQGIYIYVTLTDGVEPSDELKKELTQWVRKDIGPIASPDVIQWAPGLPKTRSGKIMRRILRKIAANETDGLGDTSTLADPSVVDDLIENRAVR, from the coding sequence ATGACCGAACAGCACAAAATCCATCCGGTACGCGACGACTTTGCCGCCAACGCCTGGATCGATCGCGAGAAATATCAGGCCATGTACCAGCAGTCCGTCGACGACCCCGAGGGATTCTGGGCGGAGCAGGCAAAGCGTATCGACTGGTTCAAGGCACCGACGAAGATCAAGAATACTTCCTTTGACCCGCATAACGTCGACATTCGCTGGTTCGAGGACGGCACCCTCAATGCCAGCGTCAGCTGCCTCGACCGGCATCTGGAAAAGCGTGGCGATCAGACTGCCATCATCTGGGAGGGCGACGATCCCAAGGATTCCAAGCACGTCACTTACCGTGAGCTGCACGCCAGGACCTGCCAACTGGCCAACGCGCTCAAGGAGCTCGGCATCGGCAAGGGCGATGTCGTCACTCTCTACATGCCGATGATTCCCGAGGCGGCCGTGGCCATGCTGGCCTGTGCCCGCATCGGCGCGGTGCACTCGGTGGTGTTTGGCGGCTTCTCCCCCGATGCCCTGGCCCAGCGCATCATCGGCGCCGACTCCAAGCTCGTCATCACCGCCGACGAGTCGGTGCGCGGTGGCAAGCAAGTGCCGCTCAAGGACAACGTCGACGCCGCCCTGACCCGCAAGGGCACCGAGGTGTGCGAGACGGTGCTGGTGGTCAAGCGCACCGGCGGCGAGATCGAGTGGAAGGATGGCCGCGACGTCTGGTATCACGACCTGGTCGATAAGCAGGCGACCGATTGCCCGGCCGCGGAGATGAACGCCGAGGATCCGCTGTTCATCCTCTACACCTCAGGCTCCACCGGCGCGCCCAAGGGGCTCAAGCACACCACCGGCGGCTACCTGGTCTACGCCAGCATGACCCATCAGTACATCTTCGACTACCAGGATGGTGAAGTGTACTGGTGCACCGCCGACGTGGGCTGGGTCACTGGCCACAGCTACATCGTCTACGGCCCGCTGGCCAACGGTGCCACCACGCTGATGTTCGAGGGCGTGCCGAGCTACCCCAGCCATGGCCGCATGGGCGAGATCGTCGACAAGCACAACGTCAGCATCCTCTACACAGCGCCGACCGCGATCCGCGCCCTGATGGCCCATGGCGACGGTGTGATGGACTCCAGCAAGCGCGACAGCCTGCGCCTGCTCGGCTCGGTGGGCGAGCCGATCAACCCCGAGGCGTGGGAGTGGTACCACCGCGTGATCGGTAATTCGAAGTGTCCCATCGTCGATACCTGGTGGCAGACCGAAACCGGCGGCATCATGATCTCGCCGCTGCCCGGCGCTGTGGACCTCAAGCCGGGCTCGGCCACGCTGCCGTTCTTCGGCGTACAGCCGGCATTGCTCGACAGCGAAGGCAACGAGCTGAAGGGTGCCGTCGACGGCAACCTGGTGATCCTCGACTCCTGGCCCGGCCAGGCGCGCTCCATCTGGGGCGATCACGAGCGCTTCGTACAGACCTACTTCTCCACCTACAAGGGCGTGTACTTCACCGGCGATGGCTGCCGTCGCGACGAGGACGGCTACTACTGGATCACCGGTCGCGTCGACGACGTGCTCAACGTTTCCGGACACCGCATGGGTACCGCCGAGATCGAGTCCTCGCTGGTGGCCCACGAGGCCGTGGCCGAGGCAGCCGTGGTCGGCTTCCCCCACGACATCAAGGGCCAGGGCATCTACATCTACGTAACCCTGACCGACGGCGTCGAGCCGAGTGACGAGCTAAAGAAGGAGCTGACCCAGTGGGTGCGCAAGGACATCGGTCCGATCGCCTCGCCGGACGTCATCCAATGGGCGCCGGGCCTGCCCAAGACCCGCTCGGGCAAGATCATGCGCCGCATCCTGCGCAAGATCGCCGCCAACGAAACCGATGGCCTTGGCGATACCAGCACCCTGGCCGATCCGAGCGTGGTGGATGACCTGATCGAGAACCGCGCCGTTCGCTAA
- a CDS encoding Ku protein → MPSQSKRRTKGKEKEKRKDPSAKRDEKKRFHASGPRPLWSGTITFGLVSLPVNLYPANRPKPVSLRMVDRDGTPLARRYFCEKEERVLDYDELIRGYEVEKNEFVVVEDGELESLAPEKSQEIDLKRFVGLDEIDPMYFQRAYFMTPDKGVTKAYRLLAESMEASERAGIATFVMRGKEYLVAIIAEKGILRAETLRFAEELRAPEEIDLPEAAKPDRERVKAMQKAIEALVEDDLEREALQDLQSQRIMARAEEKRSRGEDVIALGKEDEPDVEPEQGGEVIDLMQVLKQSLAEGRPPGQEAHDDGNSSARKGKPDKNGKTSTKRNPRKKRLSGKPRPAELDSLSRDELYERAQKLDVPGRSRMSKAELVEAIASAG, encoded by the coding sequence GTGCCTAGCCAGAGCAAGCGCCGGACCAAAGGCAAAGAGAAGGAGAAGCGCAAGGACCCATCGGCGAAGCGCGACGAGAAGAAGCGCTTTCACGCCAGCGGTCCGCGCCCGCTGTGGTCGGGCACCATCACCTTCGGGCTGGTCAGCCTGCCGGTCAACCTCTACCCGGCCAACCGGCCCAAGCCGGTGTCGCTGCGCATGGTAGACCGCGACGGCACGCCGCTGGCGCGGCGCTACTTCTGCGAGAAGGAGGAGCGCGTACTCGACTACGACGAGCTGATTCGCGGCTATGAAGTCGAGAAGAACGAATTCGTGGTGGTGGAGGATGGCGAACTCGAGTCGCTGGCGCCGGAGAAATCCCAGGAGATCGACCTCAAGCGCTTCGTCGGACTCGACGAGATCGACCCGATGTACTTCCAGCGTGCCTATTTCATGACCCCCGACAAGGGCGTGACCAAGGCCTATCGACTGCTGGCCGAGAGCATGGAAGCCTCCGAGCGCGCGGGTATCGCCACCTTCGTCATGCGCGGCAAGGAATACCTGGTGGCGATCATCGCGGAGAAAGGCATCCTGCGCGCCGAGACACTGCGTTTCGCCGAGGAGCTAAGGGCGCCCGAGGAGATCGACCTGCCCGAGGCCGCCAAGCCCGACAGGGAGCGGGTTAAGGCCATGCAGAAGGCCATCGAGGCGTTGGTAGAGGACGACTTGGAGCGCGAGGCGCTTCAGGACCTGCAGAGCCAGCGCATCATGGCGCGCGCCGAGGAAAAACGCTCCCGTGGCGAGGACGTGATCGCGCTAGGGAAGGAGGACGAGCCCGACGTCGAGCCGGAACAGGGCGGCGAGGTGATCGACCTGATGCAGGTACTCAAGCAGAGCCTGGCCGAGGGCCGCCCGCCCGGGCAGGAAGCGCATGACGATGGCAACTCCAGCGCAAGGAAAGGCAAGCCAGACAAGAACGGCAAGACATCAACCAAACGCAACCCGAGGAAGAAGCGCCTTTCGGGCAAGCCCCGCCCTGCCGAACTGGACAGCCTCTCTCGCGATGAACTCTACGAACGCGCCCAGAAGCTCGACGTTCCCGGCCGCAGCCGCATGAGCAAGGCCGAGCTGGTCGAGGCAATCGCCAGCGCCGGCTGA
- a CDS encoding Ku protein gives MAARAMWKGVIRFGEVQVPVKLYSAVQDRSVHFRLLHEKDRSPVKQAMVNPETDEVVPYAETRRAYRTDEGSLVVFDKEELEALEPDSGRDIEVIRFMPPQIIDHRWYDRPYYLGPDGSESLYFALAEALGNSGKEGLARWVMRKKSYVGALRLHRGVPMLMSLRHEEQVVPADALEPPKGKALDAKELDMARQLIGMLEAEFDPEEYHDEYRERVLELIEAKQRGKSVKVTPIRRRKASDDLSKALEASLKKERKRA, from the coding sequence ATGGCGGCACGAGCGATGTGGAAGGGCGTGATCCGCTTCGGCGAGGTTCAGGTTCCGGTCAAGCTCTACTCGGCGGTCCAGGACCGCAGCGTGCATTTCCGCCTGCTGCACGAGAAGGATCGCTCGCCTGTAAAACAGGCCATGGTCAACCCCGAGACCGATGAGGTCGTGCCCTACGCCGAGACCCGGCGCGCCTATCGTACCGACGAAGGCAGCCTGGTGGTGTTCGACAAGGAGGAGCTCGAGGCGCTGGAGCCGGACTCGGGGCGCGACATCGAAGTGATTCGCTTCATGCCCCCGCAGATTATCGACCACCGCTGGTACGACCGCCCCTACTACCTCGGCCCCGACGGCAGCGAGTCGCTCTACTTCGCCTTGGCCGAAGCGCTGGGCAACAGCGGCAAGGAGGGACTGGCCCGCTGGGTCATGCGCAAGAAGAGCTACGTAGGCGCTCTGCGCCTGCACCGTGGCGTCCCCATGCTGATGTCGCTGCGCCACGAGGAGCAGGTGGTCCCGGCTGACGCCCTGGAGCCACCGAAGGGCAAGGCGCTCGACGCCAAGGAGCTCGACATGGCGCGCCAACTGATCGGCATGCTGGAGGCTGAGTTCGACCCCGAGGAGTACCACGACGAATACCGCGAGCGGGTGCTGGAGCTGATCGAGGCCAAGCAGCGCGGCAAGAGCGTCAAGGTCACCCCCATTCGTCGCCGCAAGGCTTCCGACGACCTGTCCAAGGCGCTCGAGGCCAGCCTGAAGAAGGAGCGCAAGCGTGCCTAG
- the ligD gene encoding DNA ligase D, with translation MEKLKEYRRKRDFTRTREPAGEARGKAASGNLYVMHKHAASHDHFDLRLEQDGVLRSWALPKGPSLEPGEKRLAVEVEDHPLEYGEFEGVIPEKSYGGGTVMLWDHGTWQVKGRPKQDRIDIELDGERLKGSWTLTRMSGKRQDKHGRNWLLIKRHDDKPRMDESLTVELDASVASGRSMDEIAEDRDATWSSKSRALPDPSGLEGARRAKLPREVKPQLATLAREVPSKGNWIHEIKLDGYRLLARIENGEVRLITRNGKDWTHRFPEVARALAPLPVASALLDGEVVAMGNDGISRFGQLQEALSDGRTSALVYQVFDLPYFEGHDLAGVALLGRKRTLKALLDAAGMKEGTIRYSDHLETQGEAFHERACHMGLEGIICKRADSRYQQKRSRDWLKVKCVSHEEFVVGGYTEPSGSRSGFGSLLMGAYGKDGLVYAGRVGTGFSNRLLERLSTTLQELEVKRSPFHDSVPDSRSAHWVRPELVIEVEFTERTRDGRLRHPAFRGLREDRNPEEICMTPTKEMAAEGTPEKEAKPGKPTARKRKDETSLLGVRLTSPDRVLFPEQGLTKLDLARFYEHIQEWVLPHLARRPLSLVRCPQGRDDECFFQKHPRRAIPASVPRIDVPEKKGSAEYVYVESAADLVGLVQAGALEIHPWGSRIDHLEQPDSLVFDLDPDEGMAWKEILRVAGTLRERIESLGLTPFLRTTGGKGLHLVVPLEPSAEWDQAKAFAKSLAEAHAQDDPQRLTTNMSKAKREGRIFIDYLRNSRGATAVASYTVRARQNAPVAVPIRWDELNAALRADRYNVENLRRRLSALRQDPWADFGEAARPLDAGLLKRVGVK, from the coding sequence ATGGAGAAACTCAAGGAGTACCGCCGCAAGCGCGACTTCACGCGAACACGAGAGCCCGCGGGCGAAGCGCGGGGCAAGGCCGCGTCGGGAAATCTCTACGTGATGCACAAGCACGCGGCGAGTCATGACCACTTCGACCTGCGCTTGGAGCAGGATGGCGTACTCCGCAGTTGGGCCCTGCCCAAGGGGCCGAGCCTCGAACCTGGTGAGAAGCGCCTGGCCGTAGAAGTTGAGGACCACCCGCTGGAATATGGCGAGTTTGAAGGCGTGATCCCCGAAAAGTCCTATGGCGGGGGTACCGTCATGCTGTGGGATCACGGCACCTGGCAGGTCAAGGGTCGGCCCAAGCAGGACCGTATCGATATCGAGCTCGACGGTGAGCGGCTCAAGGGCAGCTGGACCTTGACACGCATGAGCGGCAAGCGCCAGGACAAGCACGGGCGCAACTGGCTGCTGATCAAGCGCCACGACGACAAGCCTCGCATGGATGAATCGCTCACGGTCGAACTCGATGCGAGCGTCGCCAGCGGTCGCAGCATGGATGAAATCGCCGAGGACCGAGACGCCACCTGGTCCTCGAAAAGCCGCGCTCTGCCCGATCCGTCAGGCCTTGAGGGTGCCCGGCGCGCGAAGCTGCCCCGCGAGGTAAAACCGCAGCTCGCCACCCTGGCCCGCGAAGTGCCTAGCAAGGGCAACTGGATCCACGAGATCAAGCTCGATGGTTATCGCCTGCTCGCCCGCATCGAGAACGGCGAGGTTCGGCTGATTACTCGCAATGGCAAGGACTGGACCCACCGTTTTCCCGAAGTCGCCCGGGCACTGGCACCGCTGCCGGTGGCCTCGGCGCTGCTCGACGGCGAGGTGGTGGCCATGGGCAACGACGGCATCAGTCGCTTCGGCCAGCTTCAAGAGGCGCTCTCAGACGGCCGCACGTCCGCCCTGGTCTACCAGGTCTTCGACTTGCCCTATTTCGAAGGCCATGACCTCGCAGGCGTGGCGCTGCTCGGGCGCAAGCGTACCCTAAAGGCGCTACTCGATGCCGCGGGAATGAAGGAAGGCACCATCCGCTACTCCGATCATCTCGAGACCCAGGGCGAAGCCTTTCATGAGCGCGCCTGTCACATGGGCCTCGAAGGCATCATCTGCAAGCGGGCCGACAGCCGCTACCAGCAGAAGCGCAGCCGCGACTGGCTCAAGGTCAAGTGCGTCAGTCACGAGGAGTTCGTAGTCGGCGGTTACACCGAGCCCAGTGGCTCGCGCAGCGGCTTCGGCTCGCTGCTGATGGGGGCCTACGGCAAGGACGGGCTGGTCTACGCCGGCCGCGTCGGCACCGGTTTCAGCAATCGTTTGCTGGAGCGATTGAGTACCACCCTGCAGGAACTCGAAGTGAAACGTTCACCGTTCCACGACAGTGTGCCGGATAGCCGTTCGGCCCACTGGGTGCGCCCCGAGCTGGTGATCGAAGTGGAATTCACCGAGCGCACCCGCGACGGCCGCCTGCGCCACCCGGCCTTCCGCGGCCTGCGGGAGGATCGTAATCCGGAGGAGATCTGCATGACCCCGACCAAGGAGATGGCCGCCGAAGGCACCCCGGAAAAGGAGGCCAAGCCCGGCAAGCCGACCGCGCGCAAGCGCAAGGACGAAACCTCGCTGCTAGGCGTCCGTCTCACCAGCCCAGACCGTGTACTGTTCCCCGAGCAGGGCCTGACCAAGCTCGATCTCGCGCGCTTCTACGAGCATATTCAGGAGTGGGTTCTGCCCCACTTGGCCCGGCGGCCGTTGTCGCTGGTGCGCTGCCCCCAGGGCCGCGACGACGAGTGCTTCTTCCAGAAGCACCCACGCCGCGCCATCCCTGCCAGCGTGCCGCGCATCGACGTGCCTGAAAAGAAGGGCAGCGCCGAATACGTCTATGTCGAGTCGGCTGCCGACCTGGTGGGCCTGGTCCAGGCCGGCGCGCTGGAGATCCACCCTTGGGGCAGCCGCATCGACCATCTCGAGCAGCCCGACAGCCTGGTCTTCGATCTCGACCCTGATGAGGGCATGGCCTGGAAGGAGATACTGCGCGTTGCCGGCACCCTGCGCGAGCGCATCGAATCGCTGGGGCTCACGCCGTTCCTGCGCACCACCGGCGGTAAGGGGTTGCACTTGGTCGTACCGCTCGAACCCAGCGCCGAGTGGGACCAGGCCAAGGCCTTCGCCAAGAGCCTCGCCGAAGCACATGCTCAGGACGACCCCCAGAGGCTGACCACCAACATGTCCAAGGCCAAGCGCGAGGGGCGCATCTTCATCGATTACCTGCGCAACAGTCGCGGTGCCACGGCGGTGGCTTCCTATACCGTGCGGGCACGTCAGAACGCCCCGGTGGCGGTACCGATCCGCTGGGACGAACTCAACGCCGCGCTGCGTGCAGACCGCTACAACGTCGAGAACCTGCGCCGCCGGCTCTCGGCCCTGCGCCAGGATCCTTGGGCAGATTTCGGCGAGGCGGCACGACCGCTGGATGCCGGCCTGCTCAAGCGCGTCGGCGTGAAATAG
- a CDS encoding ATP-grasp domain-containing protein: MKRNIFVVALEDQQRQELETLRHSDEFNVHSLLSVKAAVESERFSFDALLNEARRKLEAFDGSIDAIVAQWDFPTSVLVPILCREYGIPSPSVESVLKCEHKYWSRLEQRKVIPEVVPEFCGVDPFADDPLSQVTLGYPFWIKPVKAFSSHLGFKIENEEQFHEAIKEIREGIRQLGDPFNEALRHAELPPEIQQMDGNSCIAEQIVAGVQGAPEGTVYRGEFNVHGIIAQPNSVNKDIPYDRLEYPSNLPERIHHEMIDVSRRFLEHIGYDNGCFNAEFMWDEENDKLWLIEVNTRISQSHSEIFIMVDGMSNHEVAVDIALGERPSLVNRQGVAAVAAKCYIPYEHKDGIVRRIPSEAEIEALCERYPGTKVRIDVAPGTRLGELLHQDNFCYRLGTLYVAGEDHDQIEERYRACLEALQFEIEPTE; the protein is encoded by the coding sequence ATGAAACGGAACATTTTTGTCGTAGCGTTGGAAGATCAGCAGCGCCAAGAGCTTGAAACCCTGCGCCACTCGGATGAGTTCAACGTGCACAGCTTGCTGTCGGTCAAGGCAGCCGTGGAGTCGGAGCGTTTCTCTTTCGATGCATTATTGAACGAAGCGCGCCGCAAGCTGGAGGCATTCGATGGCTCCATCGACGCGATCGTGGCCCAATGGGATTTTCCCACCAGCGTCCTGGTGCCGATCCTGTGCCGGGAATACGGCATACCCTCGCCCTCGGTCGAGAGCGTTCTCAAGTGCGAGCACAAGTACTGGAGCCGGCTCGAACAGCGCAAGGTGATCCCCGAAGTGGTGCCCGAGTTTTGCGGGGTCGACCCATTCGCGGACGATCCGCTGTCCCAGGTCACCCTCGGCTATCCGTTCTGGATCAAGCCAGTCAAGGCGTTCTCCTCCCATCTCGGGTTCAAGATCGAGAACGAGGAGCAATTCCACGAAGCGATCAAGGAAATTCGCGAGGGCATTCGTCAACTGGGCGACCCTTTCAACGAGGCACTGCGCCATGCCGAGCTGCCTCCTGAAATCCAGCAGATGGATGGTAATTCATGCATTGCCGAACAAATCGTTGCGGGTGTGCAGGGTGCACCCGAAGGCACAGTCTATCGTGGCGAATTCAACGTCCATGGCATCATCGCCCAGCCCAATTCGGTCAACAAGGACATTCCCTATGATCGTCTGGAGTATCCCAGCAACCTGCCCGAGCGCATCCATCACGAAATGATCGATGTATCGCGCCGATTCCTCGAGCATATCGGCTATGACAACGGCTGCTTCAACGCCGAGTTCATGTGGGACGAGGAGAATGACAAGCTGTGGCTGATCGAGGTCAATACGCGGATATCACAGTCCCATAGCGAGATCTTCATCATGGTCGACGGGATGTCGAACCATGAGGTTGCCGTCGATATCGCCCTTGGTGAACGGCCCTCACTGGTCAATCGGCAAGGCGTGGCCGCCGTGGCGGCCAAGTGCTATATCCCCTACGAGCACAAGGACGGCATTGTCAGGCGGATACCCAGCGAAGCGGAAATCGAGGCGCTGTGCGAGCGTTATCCCGGCACCAAGGTGCGAATCGATGTGGCGCCTGGTACGCGGCTGGGAGAGCTGCTGCACCAGGACAACTTTTGCTATCGCCTGGGCACCCTCTATGTTGCGGGTGAGGACCACGACCAGATCGAAGAGCGCTACAGGGCATGCCTGGAGGCGCTTCAGTTCGAGATCGAACCCACCGAATGA
- a CDS encoding CocE/NonD family hydrolase, producing the protein MSVVESFPYKVREIENVFIPMRDGAQLAARIWLPEEAERTPMPAIMEYIPYRKRDITRGRDATNHAYLAGHGYVCIRVDMRGSGDSDGVLTDEYTQQEQEDGVDVIAWLAEQPWCDGNVGMMGISWGGFNSLQVAAKQPPALKAIISICSSDDLYADNMHYMGGCLLGDNLSEATVMFAFNTLPPDPQIVGNRWRDMWFDRMENSGLWLEQWVENQRRNDYWSTSSVKEYYSAIRCPVYAIGGWADGFTNTVLRLMQHLEVPRKGLIGPWGHKYPHQGLPGPAIGFLQEALRWWDYWLKGKDNGIMDEPMLRAWEQDSIPPDTSYSERPGRWIGESGWPSDNISMRRYGLGPYTISMEGHGGPHQRDEPESSLALQSPLSVGLFAGKWCSYAATPDLPGDQREEDGGSLIFSSRQLSEPLDIFGMPVVELELSSDKPQAMLAVRLSDVAPDGKSTRVTYGLLNLSHRDSDANPEPLVPHRRYRVRIPMNGIAQRFPTGHQLRLSVSTSYWPLAWLPPEPAQVDIYPSSCALVLPERKPGEEDARLPSFDEPEEAPPLETHTFEASDHNWLLHRDLATKESTLEVINDQGHFRIEDTGTEIRRSTREWYTTLHDDFTSARGETYTERSFKRDDWNVEIYTRSILSCDESNFFIHAQLDAYEDDYRVFSKNWERVIPRDHM; encoded by the coding sequence GTGAGTGTCGTAGAGTCGTTTCCCTACAAGGTTCGCGAGATCGAGAACGTCTTCATCCCCATGCGCGATGGGGCTCAGCTGGCCGCACGGATATGGCTACCCGAGGAGGCCGAGCGCACGCCGATGCCGGCAATCATGGAGTACATCCCCTATCGCAAGCGCGACATCACCCGGGGACGGGATGCCACCAACCATGCCTACCTGGCCGGACACGGCTATGTCTGCATTCGAGTCGACATGCGCGGCAGCGGCGATTCGGATGGCGTTCTTACCGACGAGTACACCCAGCAGGAGCAGGAAGATGGCGTCGACGTCATCGCCTGGCTCGCCGAGCAGCCATGGTGCGACGGTAACGTCGGCATGATGGGCATCTCTTGGGGGGGCTTCAACAGCTTGCAGGTAGCGGCCAAGCAGCCGCCGGCGCTCAAGGCGATCATCAGTATCTGCTCGAGCGATGACCTGTATGCCGACAATATGCACTACATGGGCGGCTGCCTGCTCGGCGACAACCTGTCGGAAGCCACGGTGATGTTCGCCTTCAATACCCTGCCACCGGATCCGCAAATCGTCGGCAACCGTTGGCGTGACATGTGGTTCGACCGCATGGAGAACAGCGGGCTGTGGCTGGAACAGTGGGTCGAGAACCAGCGACGCAACGACTACTGGTCGACCAGTTCGGTGAAGGAGTACTACTCAGCCATCCGATGCCCGGTCTATGCCATCGGTGGTTGGGCGGACGGCTTCACAAATACCGTGTTGCGATTGATGCAGCACCTGGAAGTACCGCGCAAGGGGTTGATTGGCCCCTGGGGGCACAAGTATCCACATCAGGGCTTACCAGGACCGGCCATAGGTTTCCTACAGGAAGCCCTGCGCTGGTGGGACTACTGGCTCAAGGGCAAGGACAACGGCATCATGGATGAACCCATGCTGCGTGCCTGGGAGCAAGACAGCATTCCACCCGATACTTCCTATTCCGAACGCCCTGGTCGCTGGATCGGGGAGTCGGGCTGGCCGTCCGATAACATAAGCATGAGGCGATATGGACTGGGCCCTTACACCATCTCCATGGAAGGGCATGGTGGTCCGCACCAGCGCGACGAGCCCGAGAGCTCACTGGCGTTACAGTCGCCGCTGAGCGTCGGATTGTTCGCCGGCAAGTGGTGCTCCTACGCTGCTACACCCGATCTGCCCGGGGATCAGCGCGAAGAGGATGGCGGTTCGTTGATCTTCAGTAGCCGACAGCTCTCGGAACCGCTCGATATCTTCGGCATGCCCGTCGTGGAGCTCGAGCTCTCGAGCGACAAGCCACAGGCCATGCTGGCGGTGCGCCTCTCCGATGTGGCACCGGATGGCAAGTCGACCCGAGTCACCTATGGCCTCCTCAACCTGTCGCATCGCGACAGCGACGCCAATCCCGAACCGCTGGTGCCGCACCGGCGCTACCGTGTTCGCATCCCAATGAACGGCATCGCTCAGCGCTTCCCCACGGGTCATCAGCTACGCCTGTCTGTGTCGACCTCCTACTGGCCGCTGGCCTGGTTGCCGCCGGAGCCGGCTCAGGTCGACATCTACCCGAGTAGCTGTGCCCTGGTGCTGCCGGAGCGAAAGCCGGGCGAGGAGGACGCACGCCTGCCGTCGTTCGACGAGCCCGAGGAGGCTCCGCCGCTGGAGACCCACACCTTCGAAGCCAGTGACCATAACTGGCTATTGCATCGCGACTTGGCGACCAAGGAGTCGACACTCGAGGTGATCAATGATCAGGGCCACTTCCGCATCGAGGATACCGGTACCGAAATCCGTCGTAGCACACGGGAGTGGTACACCACGCTTCATGACGATTTCACCTCGGCGCGCGGTGAAACCTATACCGAACGTTCCTTCAAACGCGACGACTGGAATGTGGAGATCTATACGCGCAGCATCTTGAGCTGTGATGAGAGCAATTTCTTCATTCACGCCCAGCTCGACGCCTACGAGGACGACTACCGGGTCTTTTCCAAGAACTGGGAAAGGGTGATCCCACGCGATCATATGTAG